In the genome of Streptomyces sp. NBC_00190, one region contains:
- a CDS encoding sporulation protein yields MGFKKLFASLGAGGASVDTIITEPNVVPGGIVQGEVRIQGGSVEQQIEGLSVGLQARVEVEGGDQEYKQDVVFTKQRLGGAFKVQAGAVHVVPFGLEIPWETPITHFGGQHLRGMNIGVSTELEIARAIDAGDLDPINVHPVPAQQAILDAFRQLGFSFRSADMERGHIRGTRQTLPFYQEIEFLPPSQYRGLNQVELTFVSDGREMDVVLEMDKKPGLFSEGSDTYRCFQVGLQSYQGTDWAAYLNQWIASVGSQRNWF; encoded by the coding sequence ATGGGGTTCAAGAAGCTGTTCGCGAGCCTGGGTGCCGGTGGTGCTTCGGTGGACACGATCATCACCGAGCCGAACGTCGTGCCGGGCGGGATCGTCCAGGGCGAGGTCCGGATCCAGGGCGGTTCCGTGGAGCAGCAGATCGAGGGGCTGTCCGTCGGGCTGCAGGCGCGGGTGGAGGTGGAGGGCGGTGACCAGGAGTACAAGCAGGACGTCGTCTTCACCAAGCAGCGCCTCGGCGGTGCCTTCAAGGTGCAGGCCGGCGCGGTGCACGTGGTGCCCTTCGGGCTGGAGATCCCCTGGGAGACGCCGATCACCCACTTCGGGGGTCAGCACCTGCGCGGGATGAACATCGGGGTCAGCACCGAGCTGGAGATCGCGCGGGCGATCGACGCGGGTGACCTCGACCCGATCAACGTGCACCCGGTGCCGGCGCAGCAGGCGATCCTCGACGCGTTCCGGCAGCTGGGCTTCTCGTTCCGCAGTGCGGACATGGAGCGCGGGCACATCCGCGGGACGCGGCAGACGCTGCCCTTCTACCAGGAGATCGAGTTCCTGCCGCCGTCGCAGTACCGCGGGCTGAACCAGGTCGAGCTGACCTTCGTCTCGGACGGCCGGGAGATGGACGTCGTCCTGGAGATGGACAAGAAGCCGGGGCTCTTCAGCGAGGGCAGCGACACCTACCGCTGCTTCCAGGTGGGCCTGCAGTCGTACCAGGGCACCGACTGGGCGGCGTACCTGAACCAGTGGATCGCGTCCGTCGGTTCCCAGCGCAACTGGTTCTAG
- a CDS encoding DNA-3-methyladenine glycosylase, with the protein MSARPDRTPLPRTFFDRPVLTVAPELLGRTLVRRTPDGPIELRITEVEAYEGESDPGSHAYRGRTARNASMFGPPGHAYVYFIYGMWFSLNLVCGPPGHASGILVRAGEVTVGADLAAKRRVSARYPRELAKGPARLAAALDVDRSLDGTDLCGGPDSPLSLLTGTPTSPDQVSSGPRTGVGGAGATHPYRFWITHDPTVSPYRAHAPRRRST; encoded by the coding sequence ATGAGCGCGCGCCCCGACCGTACGCCCCTGCCCCGGACCTTCTTCGACCGCCCGGTCCTCACCGTGGCCCCGGAGCTCCTCGGCCGCACCCTGGTCCGCCGTACCCCGGACGGCCCCATCGAACTGCGCATCACGGAGGTGGAGGCGTACGAAGGGGAGTCCGACCCGGGCTCCCACGCCTACCGCGGCCGTACGGCACGCAACGCATCGATGTTCGGACCGCCCGGACACGCCTACGTCTACTTCATCTACGGCATGTGGTTCAGCCTCAACCTGGTGTGCGGCCCGCCCGGCCACGCCAGCGGGATCCTGGTGCGCGCGGGCGAGGTCACGGTGGGCGCCGACCTGGCCGCCAAACGCCGAGTTTCCGCCAGATACCCGAGAGAACTGGCCAAGGGTCCGGCCCGCCTGGCCGCCGCCCTGGATGTGGACCGCTCCCTCGACGGCACCGACCTCTGCGGGGGCCCCGATTCCCCCCTCTCCCTTCTTACGGGCACCCCCACCTCGCCCGACCAGGTCAGCAGCGGCCCGCGCACGGGAGTGGGCGGCGCCGGCGCCACTCACCCCTACCGGTTCTGGATCACCCACGACCCGACGGTGAGCCCCTACCGCGCCCACGCGCCACGCCGCCGCTCAACTTGA
- a CDS encoding tetratricopeptide repeat protein, with product MSLPKGLAEEVSKNLVMVARLIDEDPEQAYAYSRIALRLASRVAAVREAAGFAAYATQKYSEALAEFRAAKRMTGSVELWPVMADCERGLGRPERALAMAGEPEVQKLDKAGQVEMRLVAAGARRDQGQLEAAIVTLQSPELASSSVQPWTARLRYAYADALLAAGREDEAREWFGKTLEADKDGATDASDRLAELDGVEFVDASVDIADIADDEDDEDAAEVAAAERASDVAEYYDEDDEEYEPLEQSEGDLDVADEIVIVEDEDEDVDDEPAAGRDNA from the coding sequence CTGAGCCTGCCCAAGGGCCTGGCCGAGGAAGTCTCGAAGAACCTGGTCATGGTCGCGCGGCTGATCGACGAGGACCCCGAGCAGGCGTACGCGTACTCGCGCATCGCCCTGCGGCTGGCCTCCCGCGTCGCCGCCGTCCGTGAGGCCGCCGGCTTCGCCGCGTACGCCACGCAGAAGTACAGCGAGGCGCTCGCGGAGTTCCGTGCCGCCAAGCGCATGACCGGCTCCGTCGAGCTGTGGCCCGTCATGGCCGACTGCGAGCGCGGCCTCGGCCGTCCGGAGCGGGCGCTGGCGATGGCCGGCGAGCCCGAGGTGCAGAAGCTGGACAAGGCCGGCCAGGTCGAGATGCGGCTGGTCGCGGCCGGTGCCCGGCGGGACCAGGGGCAGCTCGAAGCCGCCATCGTGACCCTGCAGAGCCCGGAGCTGGCCTCCAGCTCCGTCCAGCCCTGGACCGCGCGCCTGCGGTACGCCTACGCCGACGCCCTGCTGGCGGCCGGTCGTGAGGACGAGGCGCGCGAGTGGTTCGGCAAGACCCTCGAAGCGGACAAGGACGGGGCCACCGACGCCTCCGACCGCCTCGCCGAGCTCGACGGTGTCGAGTTCGTCGACGCCTCCGTCGACATCGCCGACATCGCCGACGACGAGGACGACGAGGACGCGGCCGAGGTCGCCGCGGCCGAGCGTGCCTCCGACGTCGCCGAGTACTACGACGAGGACGACGAGGAGTACGAGCCGCTGGAGCAGTCCGAGGGCGACCTCGACGTCGCCGACGAGATCGTCATCGTCGAGGACGAGGACGAGGACGTCGACGACGAGCCCGCCGCGGGCCGCGACAACGCCTGA